Proteins co-encoded in one Salvia splendens isolate huo1 chromosome 4, SspV2, whole genome shotgun sequence genomic window:
- the LOC121799456 gene encoding deoxypodophyllotoxin synthase-like, protein MGSLANQTLPTIAFSSQNLEVGSSSWLSTSKQVVLALEEYGCFIATYPNFSPQLHHAIFQASKELFDLPTHVKMLNTSDTPSHGYVGQQPIVPLYEGLGIENSTTEQGVDRFTTLLWPSGNETFREAALEYSKVVAGLDKVVMTMVSEVYGIRSAYESLVEATSYLLRFIKYLAPVGDEAGLGIVP, encoded by the exons ATGGGTTCTCTTGCAAATCAAACACTCCCCACAATAGCATTCTCATCCCAAAATCTTGAAGTAGGATCATCTTCTTGGCTTTCCACAAGCAAACAAGTGGTTCTTGCACTTGAAGAATACGGTTGTTTCATCGCCACTTACCCCAACTTCTCTCCCCAACTCCACCACGCCATcttccaagcttccaaggagctCTTCGATCTCCCAACTCATGTCAAAATGCTCAACACTTCCGACACACCTTCCCACGGCTACGTCGGCCAACAGCCCATTGTACCACTCTACGAAGGGCTAGGGATCGAAAACTCCACCACCGAACAAGGCGTGGACCGCTTCACTACTCTCCTATGGCCTTCCGGAAATGAAACTTTccg TGAAGCGGCGTTGGAATACTCTAAGGTTGTGGCGGGATTGGATAAGGTGGTGATGACGATGGTGTCGGAGGTTTATGGGATAAGGAGTGCATACGAATCGTTAGTTGAAGCGACGTCGTATCTTCTCCGTTTCATAAAGTATCTTGCTCCGGTGGGAGATGAGGCTGGTTTAGGGATTGTCCCTTGA
- the LOC121798167 gene encoding uncharacterized protein LOC121798167, which produces MAMSWQKILADKRRRAHAELQPLPPLAKDLEVVDLSNEPSPSPRAPELMLGEDTSPSAIRVERQSERKKAVSGQKRSLVISVERESSAHQGKRPSHLHPVALNKPFNSIFPGHALRLSDAQCTAFWETVPRDEDLAELRKLPSSKLKDMVSGNRMKTTVASEVLYERAEEYKSLKDKIKELKSRLEQQNQCILSKDKDLVSTATALHMAGAEITALSTTLEKERADHMEELERVRIQAYSQGREEGKVIGRGVGIKLCRRHILMTPIGQAFLKTLHEKMIEVYLRTPAFMIRMGDAISHFVVEGAKGACGLLGVSEKFKDLDVDSIIERISPSADLPIDEQQEQNYWWWMPVMKEAARVLAYERTDHPELPSVGQIEYPVMAYDACMVDLFAGTNADDEEAELWRV; this is translated from the exons ATGG CAATGTCTTGGCAAAAGATCCTTGCTGATAAACGGCGGCGTGCCCACGCTGAACTGCAGCCTCTTCCTCCTCTCGCCAAGGATCTTGAAGTGGTGGATTTGTCAAACGAACCGTCACCTAGTCCTCGAGCGCCTGAGCTCATGTTGGGTGAAGACACTTCTCCCTCCGCCATTCGGGTGGAGAGACAATCGGAGAGGAAGAAGGCTGTCTCTGGCCAAAAGAGGTCATTAGTGATCTCTGTTGAGAGGGAGTCCTCTGCTCACCAAGGAAAAAGGCCGTCACACCTGCACCCGGTGGCTCTTAACAAGCCCTTTAATAGTATCTTCCCCGGCCATGCCTTAAGGTTATCGGACGCACAATGCACGGCCTTCTGGGAGACCGTTCCTCGAGACGAGGATTTGGCAGAGTTGAGGAAACTGCCCTCCTCCAAGCTAAAAGACATGGTATCTGGTAACCGGATGAAG ACCACCGTGGCCTCGGAAGTGCTGTATGAACGCGCGGAGGAGTACAAGAGTCTAAAGGACAAGATCAAGGAGCTAAAATCTCGTCTTGAGCAACAGAACCAGTGTATCCTTTCAAAGGACAAAGATCTCGTCTCTACCGCGACAGCTTTGCATATGGCCGGGGCTGAAATCACGGCATTGTCGACTACGTTGGAAAAGGAACGAGCCGATCACATGGAGGAGCTAGAGAGGGTGAGGATTCAAGCCTACAGCCAAGGGAGGGAGGAGGGGAAGGTGATTGGGAGGGGCGTAGGGATCAAGCTCTGTCGTCGGCATATCCTGATGACCCCAATTGGCCAAGCGTTCCTCAAGACGCTCCACGAGAAAATGATCGAGGTGTATCTCCGGACCCCGGCTTTCATGATCAGGATGGGGGACGCCATCAGCCATTTTGTGGTGGAGGGGGCGAAGGGGGCTTGTGGTCTTCTTGGTGTTTCGGAGAAGTTTAAGGACCTTGATGTGGACAGTATCATAGAGAGGATTTCGCCATCGGCGGATCTGCCTATAGACGAGCAGCAAGAGCAGAACTACTGGTGGTGGATGCCCGTGATGAAGGAGGCAGCCCGTGTGTTGGCTTATGAGAGGACGGATCATCCGGAACTGCCTTCGGTTGGGCAGATTGAGTATCCGGTCATGGCTTATGATGCGTGCATGGTGGACTTGTTCGCGGGGACTAATGCTGATGATGAAGAAGCAGAGCTTTGGAGGGTTTAA
- the LOC121800358 gene encoding probable 2-oxoglutarate-dependent dioxygenase AOP1, whose protein sequence is MGSETTPELLILDFNNPGMKPGSNCWTSASKNIREAFENHGFFVALYDKISPQLHKSIFKATQDLLDLPLQTKIQNINEKPYHGYMGQIPIAPLHEALGIDYADTLEGAQSFTTLMWPQGNQSFCETTMSFAKTVAELEKKVTTMLFESYGLEKHADPHRDATTYLLRLMKYGVPNEGQTTLGLPPHTDKSFISILYQNHISGLQTMARDGKWINVQFPPTSFVVMAGDACKAWSNDRVLSAIHKVTMDSKGKETRYTAGLFSFLTKTVEVPKELVDDEHPLKFKPFAHVDWLKFYETDQGLRSQNLLQDFCGV, encoded by the exons ATGGGTTCCGAAACTACCCCTGAGCTTCTAATATTAGACTTTAACAACCCAGGAATGAAGCCAGGCTCAAATTGTTGGACATCTGCCTCCAAAAACATAAGAGAAGCCTTTGAAAACCATGGTTTTTTTGTAGCATTATATGACAAGATCTCACCCCAACTCCACAAATCCATCTTCAAAGCAACTCAAGACCTTCTTGATCTTCCCCTTCAAACCAAAATCCAAAACATCAATGAAAAACCCTACCATGGATACATGGGTCAAATCCCCATCGCGCCTCTCCATGAAGCCTTAGGAATTGACTACGCTGACACTCTTGAAGGAGCTCAGAGCTTCACCACCCTCATGTGGCCTCAGGGCAACCAATCTTTCTG TGAGACCACGATGAGCTTTGCGAAGACGGTCGCAGAGCTAGAGAAGAAGGTGACGACGATGCTGTTTGAGAGCTACGGCTTGGAGAAGCATGCAGATCCACATCGTGATGCGACCACTTATCTTCTCCGGTTGATGAAGTATGGGGTCCCAAACGAGGGACAAACAACGTTGGGTCTTCCGCCACACACTGACAAGAGCTTCATAAGCATACTCTATCAAAATCACATCTCCGGCCTCCAAACTATGGCAAGAGACGGGAAGTGGATTAATGTCCAGTTCCCACCCACCTCTTTCGTTGTCATGGCCGGAGATGCTTGCAAG GCATGGAGTAATGATCGGGTGCTTTCTGCGATCCACAAAGTTACCATGGACAGCAAGGGAAAGGAAACAAGATACACAGCTGGGCTGTTTTCTTTCCTTACCAAGACTGTGGAAGTTCCTAAGGAGTTGGTTGATGATGAACATCCCTTGAAATTCAAACCCTTTGCTCACGTCGATTGGCTTAAGTTTTACGAAACAGATCAGGGCCTACGATCCCAGAATTTACTCCAAGATTTCTGTGGTGTTTGA
- the LOC121798075 gene encoding uncharacterized protein LOC121798075 has translation MAMSWQKILADKRRRAHAELQPLPSLAKDLEVVDLSNEPSPSPRAPELMLGEDTSPSAIRVERQSERKKAVSGQKRSLVISVERESSAHQGKRPSHLHPVALNKPFNSIFPGHALRLSDAQCTAFWETVPRDEDLAELRKLPSSKLKDMVSGNRMKTTVASEVLYERAEEYKSLKDEIKELKSRLEQQNQCILSKDKDLVSTATALHMAGAEITALSTTLEKERADHMEELERVRIQAYSQGREEGKVIGRGVGIKLCRRHILMTPIGQAFLKTLHEKMIEVYLRTPAFMIRMGDAISHFVVEGAKGACGLLGVSEKFKDLDVDSIIERISPSADLPIDEQQEQNYWWWMPVMKEAARVLAYERTDHPELPSVGQIEYPVMAYDACMVDLFAGTNADDEEAELWRV, from the exons ATGG CAATGTCTTGGCAAAAGATCCTTGCTGATAAACGGCGGCGTGCCCACGCTGAACTGCAGCCTCTTCCTTCTCTCGCCAAGGATCTTGAAGTGGTGGATTTGTCAAACGAACCGTCACCTAGTCCTCGAGCGCCTGAGCTCATGTTGGGTGAAGACACTTCTCCCTCCGCCATTCGGGTGGAGAGACAATCGGAGAGGAAGAAGGCTGTCTCTGGCCAAAAGAGGTCATTAGTGATCTCTGTTGAGAGGGAGTCCTCTGCTCACCAAGGAAAAAGGCCGTCACACCTGCACCCGGTGGCTCTTAACAAGCCCTTTAATAGTATCTTCCCCGGCCATGCCTTAAGGTTATCGGACGCACAATGCACGGCCTTCTGGGAGACCGTTCCTCGAGACGAGGATTTGGCAGAGTTGAGGAAACTGCCCTCCTCCAAGCTAAAAGACATGGTATCTGGTAACCGGATGAAG ACCACCGTGGCCTCGGAAGTGCTGTATGAACGCGCGGAGGAGTACAAGAGTCTAAAGGACGAGATCAAGGAGCTAAAATCTCGTCTTGAGCAACAGAACCAGTGTATCCTTTCAAAGGACAAAGATCTCGTCTCTACCGCGACAGCTTTGCATATGGCCGGGGCTGAAATCACGGCATTGTCGACTACGTTGGAAAAGGAACGAGCCGATCACATGGAGGAGCTAGAGAGGGTGAGGATTCAAGCCTACAGCCAAGGGAGGGAGGAGGGGAAGGTGATTGGGAGGGGCGTAGGGATCAAGCTCTGTCGTCGGCATATCCTGATGACCCCAATTGGCCAAGCGTTCCTCAAGACGCTCCACGAGAAAATGATCGAGGTGTATCTCCGGACCCCGGCTTTCATGATCAGGATGGGGGACGCCATCAGCCATTTTGTGGTGGAGGGGGCGAAGGGGGCTTGTGGTCTTCTTGGTGTTTCGGAGAAGTTTAAGGACCTTGATGTGGACAGTATCATAGAGAGGATTTCGCCATCGGCGGATCTGCCTATAGACGAGCAGCAAGAGCAGAACTACTGGTGGTGGATGCCCGTGATGAAGGAGGCAGCCCGTGTGTTGGCTTATGAGAGGACGGATCATCCGGAACTGCCTTCGGTTGGGCAGATTGAGTATCCGGTCATGGCTTATGATGCGTGCATGGTGGACTTGTTCGCGGGGACTAATGCTGATGATGAAGAAGCAGAGCTTTGGAGGGTTTAA
- the LOC121800217 gene encoding probable 2-oxoglutarate-dependent dioxygenase AOP1, with the protein MGSETTPELLILDFNNPGMKPGSNCWTSASKNIREAFENHGFFVALYDKISPQLHKSIFKATQDLLDLPLQTKIQNINEKPYHGYMGQIPIAPLHEALGIDYADTLEGAQSFTTLMWPQGNQSFCETTMSFAKTVAELEKKVTTMLFESYGLEKHADPHRDATTYLLLLMKYGVPNEGQTTLGLPPHTDKSFISILYQNHISGLQTMARDGKWINVQFPPTSFVVMAGDACKAWSNDRVLSAIHKVTMDSKGKETRYTAGLFSFLTKTVEVPKELVDDEHPLKFKPFAHVDLLKFYETEQGLRSQNLLQDFCGV; encoded by the exons ATGGGTTCCGAAACTACCCCTGAGCTTCTAATATTAGACTTTAACAACCCAGGAATGAAGCCAGGCTCAAATTGTTGGACATCTGCCTCCAAAAACATAAGAGAAGCCTTTGAAAACCATGGTTTTTTTGTAGCATTATATGACAAGATCTCACCCCAACTCCACAAATCCATCTTCAAAGCAACTCAAGACCTTCTTGATCTTCCCCTTCAAACCAAAATCCAAAACATCAATGAAAAACCCTACCATGGATACATGGGTCAAATCCCCATCGCGCCTCTCCATGAAGCCTTAGGAATTGACTACGCTGACACTCTTGAAGGAGCTCAGAGCTTCACCACCCTCATGTGGCCTCAGGGCAACCAATCTTTCTG TGAGACCACGATGAGCTTTGCAAAGACGGTCGCAGAGCTAGAGAAGAAGGTGACGACGATGCTGTTTGAGAGCTACGGCTTGGAGAAGCACGCAGATCCACATCGTGATGCGACCACTTATCTTCTCCTGTTGATGAAGTATGGGGTCCCAAACGAGGGACAAACAACGTTGGGTCTTCCGCCACACACTGACAAGAGCTTCATAAGCATACTCTATCAAAATCACATCTCCGGCCTCCAAACTATGGCAAGAGACGGGAAGTGGATTAATGTCCAGTTCCCACCCACCTCTTTCGTTGTCATGGCCGGAGATGCTTGCAAG GCATGGAGTAATGATCGGGTGCTTTCTGCGATCCACAAAGTTACCATGGACAGCAAGGGAAAGGAAACAAGATACACAGCTGGGCTGTTTTCTTTCCTTACCAAGACTGTGGAAGTTCCTAAGGAGTTGGTTGATGATGAACATCCCTTGAAATTCAAACCCTTTGCTCACGTCGATTTGCTTAAGTTTTACGAAACAGAACAGGGCCTACGATCCCAGAATTTACTCCAAGATTTCTGTGGTGTTTGA